The following is a genomic window from Mycobacterium parmense.
GTGGGGCCGCGCCTCGGGGCTAGCTGTAACGCATAGAGGTGGGAGTCATCGGGACTTCACGGTGTGCTCATGTTCTTCGCGCCTGTTCTTTCGCCCGGGCGGCCGGGCGCATCGAGGAAATCGATGTGCTCGACCACCGCGGATGTGTCCGGTGAGCCGGTGATGCGCAGCGCTCTGGTGAAAGCCCGCCGCCGGATCGCCTGTTGTGCGCACTGCCGCACGGGATGCACCCACGCACCCCGCCCCGGCAGGCTGTTGCCCGTGTCAACGATGACGGCGTGTTCACCGTTCCCGCTCGACACGGCCACCACTCGAAGCAGTTCGACGGCCAGCTCTCGCTTCCGGCACCCGACACACGTCCGCACTGGTCCCGCGCTTTTGTGTGTCCAGCTGGTTTCGGGGGCCGAAGGCTCGCGCTGGATCACGGCTCAGTCTAGCGTCACCTGACCAGTGGTCCGAACCGCCTCGGGCGAGCGTGCCCTCGGGCCGCCCGACACGGCTCAGCGGTCGTGCGCCATCCCGTGGGCGGCGCCGTGCTCAGGCCGGCCCGGGCCGCGGGCCTGCGAGGGGGCCTGAGCGTGGGGCTGGGAATGCGCTTCGGAGTGGGCCGGGCCGCTGCCCGGCGCGTCGCCGCGGATGTCGATGCGCCAGCCGGTGAGCCGCGCGGCCAGCCGGGCGTTCTGGCCCTCCTTGCCGATGGCCAGTGACAGCTGGAAATCGGGCACCACGACGCGGGCGGCGCGCGCGGCCTGATCGATGATCGACACGGAGACCACCTTCGCCGGCGACAGCGCGTTGGCGACGAACCGGGCCGGGTCGTCGTCGAAGTCGATGATGTCGATCTTCTCCCCGGACAGTTCGCTCATCACGTTGCGTACGCGCTGGCCCATCGGGCCGATGCACGCGCCTTTCGCGTTCAGGCCGGCGACGTTCGACTTCACCGCGATCTTGGAGCGGTGACCGGCCTCGCGGGCCACCGCCACGATCTCCACCGAGCCGTCCGCGATCTCCGGGACTTCGAGCGAGAACAACTTGCGTACCAGGTTGGGGTGGGTCCGCGACAGGGTGATCAGCGGCTCGCGGGTCCCGCGGGTCACCCCGACCACGTAGCAGCGCACGCGGTTGCCGTGTTCGTAGCTCTCACCGGGGACCTGTTCGGCCGCGGGAATCACGCCCTCGGAGGCCTTGGTCTCGGTACCCATCCGGACCACGATCAGACCGCGCGCGTTGGCCCGGCTGTCGCGCTGGATGACGCCCGCGACTATCTCGCCCTCGCGGGTGGAGAACTCGCCGTAGGTGCGTTCGTTCTCGGCGTCGCGGAACCGCTGAAGCATCACCTGGCGCGCGGTGGTCGCGGCGATCCGGCCGAAACCCTCGGGGGTGTCGTCCCATTCGCTGATGACATTGCCGTCTTCGTCGGTCTCCCGGGCGAGCACCCGGACGACTCCCGTCTTGCGATCGATGTCGATGGTCGCGTCGTTCTGGTGGCCTTCGGTGTGCCGGTAGGCGGTCAGCAGCGCCGATTTTATGGTCTCGAGCAACTCGGTGACCGAGATCCCCCGGTCGACCTCGATCGCGTGCAGCGCGGCCATGTCGATGTTCATGCTCCGGCCTCCGTCCTGTCGCCCGACTCCGCGGCCACCCCGGTCGCCAGCTGCAACTCGGCCTGAGATGGCGGCGAAAACTCAACTTGGACAACGGCTTTGGCAATCTCGGCCAGGGGGATCTCGCGGGTCTGCCAGCCCCGGCCCGCACGGACCACCAGCGTGACCGCACGCTCGCCGGTCTCGCCGACGCGGCCGGTGAGCTTCGCACCGTCGGACAACGCGATCTCCACCTTGCGCCCGCGGGCGCGGCGGAAGTGTTTGGTGCTGGTCAGCGGGCGGTCCACCCCCGGCGAGCTGACCTCCAGCACGTAGTCGTCGCGGATGCCGTCGAGGCCGTCGAGCAGGGCCGACGCGGAGCGGGACAGGGCCGCCACCGTATCGAGATCCAGAGCGTCGTCGCCGTCGGCGATCACCGTGATCCGGGGCGGACGGGCCCGGCCGTCGACGACCACGTCCTCGACTTCGTAGCCCGTGCGCGCGAACTCTCGACCGAGTAGCTCGATCACCTGCGTAGGTGAGGGTAGCCCGGTGGTCACGGCGAGCTCCTCATCTTGAGTTGTCCGGTCAGCTGTCGAGGATGTCGCCGCCCGCCCAAACATCCACCGGCTCCCGCGTCCCGGGCCGGAAGCAACAGCCGCTGTTCGGCGAGAGCCAGGTATTCACGATACGCCAGTAATCGCGCGTCACGAGGGGATCGCGTCCTGGCATCTGCGCCCGATGCGCCAATGGCAGGATGTGCTTGTGCTTAGCGCAGGACCCGTCACCAGCAGGCGGGGCGTGCTCGCCGGGGGCGCGGCTCTGGCCGCGTTGGGGGTGGTGGCTTCCGCCTGCGGCGAGGCCCCGCCCAAACCCCCGCAGGTCGAAGAGCTGCTGGGGCCGTTAGACCAGGCCAGACGCGACAGCGCGCTCGCCGGCGCGGCCGCGGCGGCCGTCGGCAACCCGCCGCAGGTCGCCGCCGCGCTGGCGGTCGTCGCGTCGCAACGCGCCGCCCATGCCCGCGCTCTGTCCACGGAGATCTCGCGGGCGGCGGGCAAGCTGACGTCGTCGTCGTCGAGCGAGACGACCACCCCTGCCCCCACCGAGTCGGGTCCGCCGCCACCTCCCCCGCCCCCGCCGCCGCTGGCGGACGTGATCGACGCGCTCCGGGTGTCCGCCGACAGCGCGAGCCGCCTGGTGGCGACCTCGTCGACCTATCGGGCGGGGCTGCTGGCGTCCATCGCCGCCTCCTGCACCGCGTCCTACACCGTCGCGCTGGTGCCCGGGGGCCCGTCGATATGACGTCCGGCAAGGACGCCGACAACGCCGCGTGGTGCGACGCGCTGGCCGTCGAGCACTCGACCATCTACGGGTACGGCATCGTGTCGGCGCTGTCGCCGCCCAGCGTCAACGACCTGGTGGTGGAGGCCCTCGACCAGCACCGCCAGCGCCGCGACGACGTCATCGCGATGCTGGCCGCCCGGAAAGTCACCCCGCCGCCCGCCGCCGCCGGCTACCAGCTGCCCATGCTGGTGGCCAGCCCTGCGGACGCGGCGCGCCTGGCCGCGCGAATGGAGAACGACGGTGCGGCCGCGTGGCGGGCCGTCGTCGAGCGTTCCGAGACCGGGCAGGACCGTTCGTTCGCCTCCACGGCGCTGACGCAGAGCGCGGTGATGGCCGCCCGGTGGAACCGGGTGCTGGGCGCGTGGCCGATCACGACGAGCTTTCCCGGCGGGAACGACTAGCCGCACTCAGCCGGCGAGCGCCGCCGCGACGTCGGTGGCCAGCGCCGGTCCGGCGGCCAGCTCGCGGGTCTCCGAAGTGAAACGGTCGCGCAGCTCGACGACGCCGTTGCCCCAGCCCCGCCCGATCACGACGATCCGCGGCACGCCGAGCAGCTCGGCGTCCTTGAACTTCACCCCGGGCGACGCCTGGCGGTCGTCGAGCAGCACCTCGACCCCCAGGCGGTCCAGGTCGTCGGCCAGCGCGAAAGCCCCGGCGCGGGCGTCGGAGTCCTTGTTGGCGATGACCAGGTGGACGTCGAACGGGGCGGCGGCCGACGGCCAGCGCAGGCCGAGCTCGTCGTGGTGCTGTTCGGCGATGACGGCGACCAGCCGCGACACCCCCAGGCCGTAGGAGCCCATGGTCAGGCGCACCGGCTTGCCGTCCTCGCCGAGCACGTCCACGGCGAACGCGTCGGTGTATTTGCGGCCGAGCTGAAAGATGTGGGCGACCTCGATGCCGCGCGCCGACACCAGCGGGCCCGCGCCGTCGGGCGAGGGGTCTCCGTCGCGCACCTCTGCGGCCTCGATGGTGCCGTCGGCGGTGAAGTCGCGGCCGGCCACCAGCCCCACGACGTGGCGGCCGGGCTGATCCGCCCCGGTGATCCAGCTGGTGCCGTCCACCACCCGCGGGTCGAGCAGGTAGCGCACGCCGTTGTCGCGCAGCGCTTTCGGACCGATGTAGCCCTTCACCAGGAAGGGGTGTCTGGCGAAGTCGGCGTCGTCGAGCATCGCGTATTCGGCCGGCTCCAGCGCCGCGCCCAGCCGCTTGTCGTCGACCTCGCGGTCGCCGGGCAGGCCGATGGCCAGCAGCTCCCAGTCCTTGCCGGGCTCCCGGACCTTGAGCAGGACGTTCTTCAACGTGTCGGCCGCCGTCACCGCGCGTCCCAGGCCCAGGTCCGCCGCGTTGGCCCAGTCGACCAGGGTGGCGATCGTCGGGGTGTCGCCGGTGTCGTGGACCTGGGCGGCCGGCAGCGCGACCACGACTTCCGCGGGCGGCCCCTGCGGGGGCGTGGTCACGACCGCCTCCACGTTGGCCGCGTAGCCGGACTGCAGGCAGCGCACGAAGGTGTCCTCACCGACCGGGCTCTCGGCCAGGAACTCCTCGGAGGCGCTGCCGCCCATGGCCCCCGACACCGCCGACACGATCACGTAGCGCACCCGGAGGCGATCGAAGATGCGCTGGTAGGCGTCGCGGTGCGCGTGATAGGCCGCCTTGAGTCCGGCGTCGTCGATGTCGAACGAGTAGGAGTCCTTCATCACGAATTCCCGGACGCGCAGGATTCCGGCCCGGGGGCGCGCCTCGTCGCGGTATTTGTTCTGGATCTGGAACAGCAGCAGCGGAAACTCCTTGTAGGAGCTGTATTCGCCCTTCACCGTCAAGGTGAACACTTCCTCGTGCGTCGGGCCCAGCAGGTAGTCGTTGCCGCGGCGGTCCTGCAGCTTGAACACGCCGTCGCCGTATTCGGCCCACCGGTTGGTGGTCTCGTACGGCGCGCGCGGCAGCAGCGCCGGGAACAGGATCTCCTGGCCGCCGATGGCGTTCATCTCTTCGCGCACGACGGCTTCGATCTTGCGCAGCACCCGCAGCCCGAGGGGCAGCCAGCTGTACAGTCCCGGCGCGACGGGCCGGATGTATCCGGCGCGGATCAGCAGCTTGTGGCTGGGCACTTCCGCGTCGGCGGGATCGTCGCGCAGGGTGCGCAGGAACAGCTGGGACATCCGGGTGATCACAGCGGGCCAGCCTAGCCGGGCGTCAGGAGCACACCGGGAGGCACGGGTGATTCGCGGATGCGCCGTGGCCGGCGCCGGTTGGTCGAGGGACGGGGCTTAAAGCTCCCCGGCGTCGATCGCTTCCTTGACCTCCTGGGCGTGGGCCACCTGCTCGGGGGTGTAGCCGATGAGCAGCGCCGCACCGCCGACGATGACGGCCACCCCGGCCACCCACAACAGCCCGTAGGTGTAGCCGTGGTCGAGCGCGTGCAGTTGCGCGGCGTTCATGAACTTCACCGGGCCGGTGGTGCCGCCCAGGTACAGCGTGCGCGAGGTGATCACCGCCTGGATGACGGCCAGCACCAGCGGACCGCCCAGGCTCTGCAGCATGAGCGCGATGGCCGACACCGGGCCGATCTGGTCGAATCCGACACCGGCGATCGCCGACAGGGTCAGCGGGACGACGCAGATGCCGATCCCGATTCCCCCGACGATGATCGGCAGCACCAGGTTGGGGAAGTAGGGCACGCCGCGCTGCATGAACAGCGAGCCGTAGATCATCGCCCAGAAGAGCAGGAGGCCGCCCCCGATGGTCAGCACCCGCGGGGAGAACCGCGACACCAGCTGAGACGACAGGCCGAGGCCGATCCCCATCGCGATCACGAACGGGATGAAGCCGACGCCGGCGCGCAGCGCGCTGTAGCCCAGGACGTCCTGCACGTACAGGCCGATGCACACCGTCAGGCTGAACATGAGCCCGCCCGCCAGGAAGATCGCGACGAACGTCACCAGCCGGTTGCGGTCCCGGAACAGCTCGAACGGGACGACGGGGTTCTCCGCGGTGCGCTCGACGATGACGAAGGCCAGGGCCGCACCCAGCGCCACCACCCCCGAGCCGATCGTGGTAACCGAGACCCAGCCCTTTTCCGGACCCATCGAGAAGGCGAACACGGCGGCGGTGCAGGCCAGTGTGGCGAGCATCGCCCCGGTGGCGTCCAGCTTCATCCGCTCGCGGTTGGTCTCACGCAGCGCGGTGCGGGCCAGGTAGATCATCACCAGGCCGATAGGGACGTTGACCAGGAAAGCCAGCCGCCAGGACAGCTCGGTCAGCGCGCCGCCGACCACCAGGCCCATGACCGACCCGATCGCGGTCATGGCCGCGAACACCGCCGTCGCGAAGTTGCGCGCCGGCCCCTTGGGGAACGTGGTCGCGACGAGGGCGAGCCCGGTCGGCGAGGCGATGGCCGACCCGATGCCCTGCAGCAGCCGGGCGGTGACCATGGTCGCGTCGTCCCAGGCGACCGCGCAGAGCACCGACGAGATGGTGAACAGCGTCACGCCGACGATGAAGGTGCGCTTGCGCCCGATGGTGTCGCCGAGGCGCCCACCCAGCAGCATCAGGCCGCCGAAGGTGAGCACGTAGGCGGTGATCACCCAGCTGCGGCCCGCGTCGGACAGGCTCAGCTCGTTCTGGATCTTGGGGAGCGCGACGATGGCCACGGTGCTGTCCATGGTCGCCAGGAGCTGCATGCCGCCGATGGCGATCACGGCCGCGATGAACCGCCGGGAAGGCAGCCACGTGGGGTAGTACTTGCTCAGACGTGTGGGGGCGGTCTCCACCGGGCGCGCCTGGCGCGCCGGGGCCGGACGATCGGGGCGCGCAGAGGTCCAGTTGTGGACCGCGCGCTCACTGTCGTTGAGAGCCGTCATAATGGGTTACCTTACAGTAATCTTAAGAATCGTTTAAAGCCCGAACGCGGCCACCGCCCCGATCACGATGATCGCGGGAGGTCGTATGCCCTCGGCGCGGATCTTCTCCGGCGTGTCGGCCAGCGTCGCCCGCAAAGTATGCTGTGCGGACGTCGTGCCGTGCTGCACCACGAGCACGGGCGTATCCGCAGGTCGGCCGCCTTTCAGTAGCACATCGGCGAACAGCTCGATGCGCTCCACGGCCATCAGCAAAACGATGGTGCCCGACATTGCTGCCAGCGCATCCCAATTCACTAACGATTCGGGATGATCGGGCGCCAGATGCCCGCTGACCACCACGAACTCGTGGTTCATGGCCCGGTGCGTGACCGGAACCCCGGCCAGCGCGGGCACGCCTATGGCACTCGTCACACCCGGCACCACCGTCACCGGGACGCCGGCGTCCGCGCACGCCAGCACCTCCTCGTAGCCGCGCGCGAACACGAACGGGTCGCCGCCCTTGAGGCGGACGACGAACTTTCCCGCCTTGGCGCGTTCGATCATGACGTCGTTGATGGCGTCCTGCGCCATCGCCCGGCCGTACGGGATCTTGGCGGCGTCGATGACCTCCACGTGCGGCGGCAGCTCGGCGAGCAGCTCGGCCGGCGCGAGCCGGTCGGCGACCACGACGTCGGCCTGGGCGAGCAGACGACGCCCACGCACGGTGATCAGTTCGGGGTCGCCGGGGCCGCCGCCGATCAGCGCCACCCCGCCGCGGGCGGCGTCGTGGCTCGCGGAACCCTCCGGGGTGATGAGGCCGGTCTGCAGGGCCTCCCGGATGGCCGAGCGGATGGCGGCCGACCGGCGATGCTCGCCGCCGGCGAGGACGCCGACCGCCAGACCCGCGTAGTTGAAGCTCGCCGGGGTCACCGCGGTTCCCTCCACGGCGACGTCGGCGCGCACGCAGAAGATGTGCCGGGTGTCGGCCTCGGCGACGATCGCCGCGTTCACCTGCGGGTCATCGGTGGCGGCTATGGCGTACCAGGCGCCGGCGAGGTCGCCCTCCCGGTAGTCGCGCAGCGACAACGTGATTCCGGCCATCGCCTCGACCGCGGGCGTGGCGGTGCGCGAGATCACGTGCACGTCGGCCCCGCTGGCGATGAGCAGGGGTAACCGGCGCTGGGCCACCGAGCCGCCGCCGACCACGACGACCTTTTTGCCGGCCAGGCGCAGTCCAACAAGGTAGGAGCTCTCGGTCACCCGGCAAGCCTAGCCGGGCGCCGCGGCCTAACCAGCGGGCCGGG
Proteins encoded in this region:
- a CDS encoding ferritin-like domain-containing protein, with protein sequence MTSGKDADNAAWCDALAVEHSTIYGYGIVSALSPPSVNDLVVEALDQHRQRRDDVIAMLAARKVTPPPAAAGYQLPMLVASPADAARLAARMENDGAAAWRAVVERSETGQDRSFASTALTQSAVMAARWNRVLGAWPITTSFPGGND
- a CDS encoding twin-arginine translocation signal domain-containing protein; its protein translation is MLSAGPVTSRRGVLAGGAALAALGVVASACGEAPPKPPQVEELLGPLDQARRDSALAGAAAAAVGNPPQVAAALAVVASQRAAHARALSTEISRAAGKLTSSSSSETTTPAPTESGPPPPPPPPPPLADVIDALRVSADSASRLVATSSTYRAGLLASIAASCTASYTVALVPGGPSI
- the cobA gene encoding uroporphyrinogen-III C-methyltransferase; translation: MTESSYLVGLRLAGKKVVVVGGGSVAQRRLPLLIASGADVHVISRTATPAVEAMAGITLSLRDYREGDLAGAWYAIAATDDPQVNAAIVAEADTRHIFCVRADVAVEGTAVTPASFNYAGLAVGVLAGGEHRRSAAIRSAIREALQTGLITPEGSASHDAARGGVALIGGGPGDPELITVRGRRLLAQADVVVADRLAPAELLAELPPHVEVIDAAKIPYGRAMAQDAINDVMIERAKAGKFVVRLKGGDPFVFARGYEEVLACADAGVPVTVVPGVTSAIGVPALAGVPVTHRAMNHEFVVVSGHLAPDHPESLVNWDALAAMSGTIVLLMAVERIELFADVLLKGGRPADTPVLVVQHGTTSAQHTLRATLADTPEKIRAEGIRPPAIIVIGAVAAFGL
- a CDS encoding proline--tRNA ligase, whose translation is MITRMSQLFLRTLRDDPADAEVPSHKLLIRAGYIRPVAPGLYSWLPLGLRVLRKIEAVVREEMNAIGGQEILFPALLPRAPYETTNRWAEYGDGVFKLQDRRGNDYLLGPTHEEVFTLTVKGEYSSYKEFPLLLFQIQNKYRDEARPRAGILRVREFVMKDSYSFDIDDAGLKAAYHAHRDAYQRIFDRLRVRYVIVSAVSGAMGGSASEEFLAESPVGEDTFVRCLQSGYAANVEAVVTTPPQGPPAEVVVALPAAQVHDTGDTPTIATLVDWANAADLGLGRAVTAADTLKNVLLKVREPGKDWELLAIGLPGDREVDDKRLGAALEPAEYAMLDDADFARHPFLVKGYIGPKALRDNGVRYLLDPRVVDGTSWITGADQPGRHVVGLVAGRDFTADGTIEAAEVRDGDPSPDGAGPLVSARGIEVAHIFQLGRKYTDAFAVDVLGEDGKPVRLTMGSYGLGVSRLVAVIAEQHHDELGLRWPSAAAPFDVHLVIANKDSDARAGAFALADDLDRLGVEVLLDDRQASPGVKFKDAELLGVPRIVVIGRGWGNGVVELRDRFTSETRELAAGPALATDVAAALAG
- the nusA gene encoding transcription termination factor NusA gives rise to the protein MNIDMAALHAIEVDRGISVTELLETIKSALLTAYRHTEGHQNDATIDIDRKTGVVRVLARETDEDGNVISEWDDTPEGFGRIAATTARQVMLQRFRDAENERTYGEFSTREGEIVAGVIQRDSRANARGLIVVRMGTETKASEGVIPAAEQVPGESYEHGNRVRCYVVGVTRGTREPLITLSRTHPNLVRKLFSLEVPEIADGSVEIVAVAREAGHRSKIAVKSNVAGLNAKGACIGPMGQRVRNVMSELSGEKIDIIDFDDDPARFVANALSPAKVVSVSIIDQAARAARVVVPDFQLSLAIGKEGQNARLAARLTGWRIDIRGDAPGSGPAHSEAHSQPHAQAPSQARGPGRPEHGAAHGMAHDR
- a CDS encoding MFS transporter, which translates into the protein MTALNDSERAVHNWTSARPDRPAPARQARPVETAPTRLSKYYPTWLPSRRFIAAVIAIGGMQLLATMDSTVAIVALPKIQNELSLSDAGRSWVITAYVLTFGGLMLLGGRLGDTIGRKRTFIVGVTLFTISSVLCAVAWDDATMVTARLLQGIGSAIASPTGLALVATTFPKGPARNFATAVFAAMTAIGSVMGLVVGGALTELSWRLAFLVNVPIGLVMIYLARTALRETNRERMKLDATGAMLATLACTAAVFAFSMGPEKGWVSVTTIGSGVVALGAALAFVIVERTAENPVVPFELFRDRNRLVTFVAIFLAGGLMFSLTVCIGLYVQDVLGYSALRAGVGFIPFVIAMGIGLGLSSQLVSRFSPRVLTIGGGLLLFWAMIYGSLFMQRGVPYFPNLVLPIIVGGIGIGICVVPLTLSAIAGVGFDQIGPVSAIALMLQSLGGPLVLAVIQAVITSRTLYLGGTTGPVKFMNAAQLHALDHGYTYGLLWVAGVAVIVGGAALLIGYTPEQVAHAQEVKEAIDAGEL
- the rimP gene encoding ribosome maturation factor RimP — translated: MTTGLPSPTQVIELLGREFARTGYEVEDVVVDGRARPPRITVIADGDDALDLDTVAALSRSASALLDGLDGIRDDYVLEVSSPGVDRPLTSTKHFRRARGRKVEIALSDGAKLTGRVGETGERAVTLVVRAGRGWQTREIPLAEIAKAVVQVEFSPPSQAELQLATGVAAESGDRTEAGA
- a CDS encoding YlxR family protein, whose amino-acid sequence is MSSGNGEHAVIVDTGNSLPGRGAWVHPVRQCAQQAIRRRAFTRALRITGSPDTSAVVEHIDFLDAPGRPGERTGAKNMSTP